One region of Streptomyces leeuwenhoekii genomic DNA includes:
- a CDS encoding transglycosylase family protein, whose protein sequence is MLSGNGRHRRPRQAPALVVAAGVTGSAIAIPLLGASGAGAADGTAWDRVAECETGGAWSENSGNGYYGGLQLTQDDWEKYGGLAYASSADQASRSQQIRVAEKVLAAQGIAAWPTCGLLAGLGNGGTGTADGGSSASPDASGTPDGSASTGSPESSRSPETSDSSPSSSSSSSTDPSASPDSSGGSAGSGSSVSPGSTGSPDSSSTPSASGAADGSSAKGDESAKSGTTADSTSGAASGSSRTPGAPEGDGSGNSGQEGAVSGLTDTGSSGGGRHRGSSAAEEPADRRGDASSGRHASRGEEAARDAVDGSYTVRSGDSLWAIADSLDLGGGWQGLYAGNKETIGADPDHILPGQELAITAETGER, encoded by the coding sequence ATGCTCTCCGGGAACGGTCGTCACCGCCGCCCCCGCCAGGCTCCGGCCCTCGTGGTCGCAGCCGGAGTGACCGGCTCCGCCATCGCGATCCCACTCCTCGGAGCCTCCGGTGCCGGCGCGGCCGACGGTACGGCCTGGGACCGGGTCGCCGAGTGCGAGACCGGCGGCGCCTGGAGCGAGAACAGCGGCAACGGCTACTACGGCGGTCTGCAACTCACCCAGGACGACTGGGAGAAGTACGGCGGCCTGGCGTACGCCTCCAGCGCCGACCAGGCCAGCCGCTCCCAGCAGATAAGAGTGGCCGAGAAGGTGCTCGCGGCCCAGGGCATCGCCGCCTGGCCGACCTGCGGTCTGCTGGCCGGGCTGGGCAACGGCGGCACCGGTACGGCGGACGGCGGGTCGTCCGCCTCCCCGGACGCGTCCGGCACTCCGGACGGCTCTGCGTCCACCGGATCGCCCGAGTCGTCCCGGTCGCCGGAGACTTCCGACTCGTCCCCCTCGTCCTCCTCGTCCTCCTCGACGGACCCGTCCGCGTCGCCCGACTCCTCCGGCGGCTCCGCCGGATCCGGAAGCTCCGTATCTCCCGGATCTACCGGATCGCCCGATTCCTCCTCCACCCCGTCCGCCTCGGGCGCTGCTGACGGATCGTCGGCCAAGGGGGACGAATCGGCGAAGTCGGGCACAACGGCCGATTCCACTTCCGGCGCCGCCTCCGGGTCGTCCCGGACTCCGGGCGCCCCGGAAGGTGACGGATCGGGCAACTCCGGTCAAGAGGGCGCCGTTTCCGGCCTGACGGACACCGGGTCGTCCGGCGGCGGCCGTCACCGCGGGTCCAGTGCCGCCGAGGAGCCCGCCGACCGCCGCGGCGACGCCTCCTCCGGGCGGCACGCCTCGCGCGGCGAGGAGGCCGCGCGCGACGCCGTGGACGGCTCCTACACGGTCCGCAGCGGGGACAGTCTGTGGGCCATCGCCGACTCCCTTGACCTCGGCGGCGGATGGCAGGGGCTGTACGCCGGAAACAAGGAGACGATCGGCGCCGACCCGGACCACATCCTCCCCGGTCAGGAGCTCGCGATCACGGCCGAAACGGGCGAAAGGTAA
- a CDS encoding transglycosylase family protein, whose protein sequence is MLFSGKGKHRRPSKATRAIALAGVAGAAVAAPLMAAGNASAATASEWDAVAQCESGGNWSINTGNGYYGGLQFSASTWAAYGGTAYAATADQATKEQQIAVAEKVLAGQGKGAWPVCGKGLSSAAYTGGGASAGSSSGSNTGSGSSAGSSAGSSAGSSAGSSAAQPETTTRSTEQKASRSQERPAASQKTVTTPTGEKVRKGDGEYKVVQGDTLSTIAEEHGVKGGWEKLFQLNKDIVEDADLIYPGQQLHLK, encoded by the coding sequence ATGCTGTTTTCCGGCAAGGGCAAGCACCGTCGTCCGTCCAAGGCCACCCGCGCCATCGCACTCGCCGGTGTCGCCGGCGCCGCCGTCGCCGCCCCGCTGATGGCGGCCGGCAACGCCTCCGCCGCCACCGCCTCCGAGTGGGACGCGGTCGCGCAGTGCGAGTCCGGCGGCAACTGGTCCATCAACACCGGCAACGGCTACTACGGCGGTCTGCAGTTCTCCGCCTCCACCTGGGCCGCGTACGGCGGCACGGCGTACGCCGCCACCGCCGACCAGGCCACCAAGGAGCAGCAGATCGCGGTCGCCGAGAAGGTGCTCGCGGGCCAGGGCAAGGGTGCCTGGCCGGTCTGCGGCAAGGGCCTGTCGAGCGCCGCGTACACCGGTGGCGGCGCGTCGGCCGGCTCGTCGAGCGGCTCGAACACCGGTTCCGGCAGCTCGGCCGGTTCCTCCGCAGGCTCCTCGGCCGGTTCCTCGGCCGGTTCGTCGGCGGCCCAGCCCGAGACCACGACCCGCTCGACCGAGCAGAAGGCCTCCCGCTCCCAGGAGCGCCCGGCGGCCTCCCAGAAGACCGTCACCACGCCGACCGGCGAGAAGGTCCGCAAGGGCGACGGCGAGTACAAGGTCGTCCAGGGCGACACCCTCAGCACCATCGCCGAGGAGCACGGCGTCAAGGGCGGCTGGGAGAAGCTGTTCCAGCTCAACAAGGACATCGTCGAGGACGCCGACCTCATCTACCCGGGCCAGCAGCTGCACCTGAAGTAA
- the eno gene encoding phosphopyruvate hydratase, whose translation MPSIDVVVAREILDSRGNPTVEVEVGLDDGSTGRAAVPSGASTGAFEAIELRDGDTNRYQGKGVEKAVLAVIEQIGPELVGYDATEQRLIDQAMFDLDATDNKGSLGANAILGVSLAVAHAASEASDLPLFRYLGGPNAHLLPVPMMNILNGGSHADSNVDIQEFMIAPIGAESFSEALRWGAEVYHTLKKVLKNRGLSTGLGDEGGFAPNLGSNREALDLILEAVKEAGYTPGEQIALALDVAASEFYKDGVYVFEGKERTAAEMTEYYAELVEAYPLVSIEDPLFEDDWEGWKTITAKLGDKVQLVGDDLFVTNPERLAKGIEEGAANALLVKVNQIGSLTETLDAVELAQRNGYKCMMSHRSGETEDVTIADLAVATNCGQIKTGAPARSERVAKYNQLLRIEEILDDAAVYAGRSAFPRFKG comes from the coding sequence GTGCCGTCCATCGACGTCGTCGTAGCCCGGGAAATCCTGGACTCCCGAGGCAACCCCACGGTCGAGGTCGAGGTCGGCCTCGACGACGGCAGCACGGGTCGTGCCGCCGTTCCGTCCGGCGCCTCGACCGGCGCCTTCGAGGCCATCGAGCTGCGCGACGGCGACACCAACCGCTACCAGGGCAAGGGCGTCGAGAAGGCCGTCCTGGCCGTCATCGAGCAGATCGGCCCGGAGCTCGTCGGGTACGACGCCACCGAGCAGCGCCTGATCGACCAGGCCATGTTCGATCTGGACGCCACCGACAACAAGGGCTCGCTCGGCGCCAACGCCATCCTCGGTGTCTCCCTCGCCGTCGCCCACGCCGCCTCCGAGGCCAGCGACCTGCCGCTCTTCCGCTACCTGGGCGGCCCCAACGCGCACCTGCTCCCGGTGCCGATGATGAACATCCTGAACGGCGGCTCGCACGCCGACTCCAACGTGGACATCCAGGAGTTCATGATCGCCCCGATCGGCGCGGAGTCCTTCTCCGAGGCCCTGCGCTGGGGCGCCGAGGTCTACCACACCCTCAAGAAGGTGCTCAAGAACCGCGGCCTGTCCACCGGCCTCGGCGACGAGGGCGGCTTCGCCCCGAACCTCGGCTCCAACCGCGAGGCCCTCGACCTCATCCTCGAGGCGGTCAAGGAGGCCGGCTACACCCCCGGCGAGCAGATCGCCCTCGCCCTCGACGTGGCCGCGTCCGAGTTCTACAAGGACGGCGTGTACGTCTTCGAGGGCAAGGAGCGCACGGCCGCCGAGATGACCGAGTACTACGCCGAGCTGGTCGAGGCGTACCCGCTCGTCTCCATCGAGGACCCGCTGTTCGAGGACGACTGGGAGGGCTGGAAGACCATCACCGCCAAGCTCGGTGACAAGGTCCAGCTCGTCGGTGACGACCTGTTCGTCACCAACCCCGAGCGCCTGGCCAAGGGCATCGAGGAGGGCGCCGCGAACGCCCTGCTGGTGAAGGTGAACCAGATCGGCTCGCTGACCGAGACCCTGGACGCCGTCGAGCTGGCCCAGCGCAACGGTTACAAGTGCATGATGTCCCACCGCTCCGGCGAGACCGAGGACGTCACCATCGCCGACCTGGCCGTCGCCACCAACTGCGGCCAGATCAAGACCGGTGCCCCGGCCCGCTCCGAGCGCGTCGCCAAGTACAACCAGCTGCTGCGCATCGAGGAGATCCTCGACGACGCCGCGGTGTACGCCGGCCGCAGCGCCTTCCCGCGCTTCAAGGGCTGA
- a CDS encoding FtsB family cell division protein, giving the protein MAVKDRDRFSTATRIRLLGEQTAARVYRSQTKRQARRSRLTGRAALLAMVVCSLVVALAYPIRQYVAQRGEIADLRRQKQQTQERVERLRDEKARWQDDAYAEQQIRKRLHYVMPGETGYIVIDPGAGKQSRTDLGAADRPWYRNIWDEVDTSDASGG; this is encoded by the coding sequence ATGGCGGTGAAGGACCGGGACCGATTCTCCACCGCGACCAGGATCCGGCTGCTCGGCGAGCAGACGGCGGCCCGGGTCTACCGCTCGCAGACCAAGCGCCAGGCCCGCCGCTCCCGGCTGACCGGCCGGGCCGCGCTGCTGGCGATGGTCGTCTGCTCCCTCGTCGTGGCGCTCGCCTACCCCATAAGGCAGTACGTCGCCCAGCGCGGGGAGATCGCCGACCTGCGCCGGCAGAAGCAGCAGACCCAGGAGCGGGTCGAACGCCTGCGCGACGAGAAGGCGCGCTGGCAGGACGACGCGTACGCGGAGCAGCAGATCCGCAAGCGGCTGCACTACGTGATGCCGGGTGAGACGGGGTACATCGTCATCGACCCCGGCGCGGGCAAGCAGTCCCGCACCGACCTGGGGGCGGCCGACCGCCCCTGGTACCGGAACATCTGGGACGAGGTGGACACCTCCGACGCCTCCGGCGGGTGA
- a CDS encoding DUF501 domain-containing protein, which yields METPPPPTPRTEPTDADVAAFKQQLGRPPRGLRAIAHRCPCGQPDVVETAPRLPDGTPFPTLYYLTCPRANSAIGTLEAEGVMKEMTERLAADPELAAAYRAAHEDYIRRRDEIEELKNFPSAGGMPDRVKCLHVLVAHSLAAGPGVNPLGDEALAMLPEWWRKGPCVTASANCGEDEK from the coding sequence ATGGAAACCCCTCCGCCTCCCACCCCGCGCACCGAGCCCACCGACGCGGACGTGGCGGCCTTCAAGCAGCAGCTCGGGCGGCCCCCGCGGGGCCTGCGCGCCATCGCGCACCGCTGCCCGTGCGGGCAGCCGGACGTCGTGGAGACGGCACCGCGGCTGCCCGACGGCACGCCCTTCCCGACGCTGTACTACCTGACGTGCCCGCGCGCCAACTCGGCGATCGGCACGCTGGAGGCCGAGGGCGTGATGAAGGAGATGACCGAGCGGCTGGCGGCCGACCCGGAGCTGGCCGCCGCCTACCGCGCCGCCCACGAGGACTACATCCGGCGCCGCGACGAGATCGAGGAGCTGAAGAACTTCCCGAGCGCGGGCGGCATGCCGGACCGGGTCAAGTGCCTGCACGTGCTGGTCGCCCACTCGCTGGCGGCCGGGCCGGGCGTCAACCCGCTCGGCGACGAGGCGCTCGCGATGCTGCCGGAGTGGTGGCGCAAGGGGCCGTGCGTGACGGCTTCCGCGAACTGTGGGGAGGACGAGAAGTGA
- a CDS encoding Ppx/GppA phosphatase family protein, which translates to MTRVAAVDCGTNSIRLLVADADPATGELVELDRRMTIVRLGQGVDRTGRLAPDALERTFAACREYARIIKAHGAERLRFVATSASRDASNRDDFVRGVLDILGVEPEVISGDQEAEFSFTGATKELTGRTDLHRPFLVVDIGGGSTEFVVGEDHVRAARSVDVGCVRMTERHLLRGGAVTDPPTEEQIAAMRADIEAALDLAERTVPLREARTLVGLAGSVTTVSAIAQELPEYDSTAIHHSRVTLDRVREITGHLLRSTHAERAAIPSMHPGRVDVIGAGALVLLSIMERIGAEEVVVSEHDILDGIAWSVA; encoded by the coding sequence GTGACCCGTGTCGCCGCCGTCGACTGCGGTACGAACTCCATCCGGCTCCTGGTCGCCGACGCCGATCCGGCCACCGGCGAACTGGTCGAGCTGGACCGGCGCATGACCATCGTCCGTCTGGGCCAGGGCGTCGACCGCACCGGCCGGCTCGCCCCCGACGCGCTGGAGCGGACCTTCGCCGCCTGCCGCGAGTACGCGCGGATCATCAAGGCGCACGGCGCCGAGAGGCTGCGGTTCGTGGCCACGTCCGCCTCCCGCGACGCCTCCAACCGCGACGACTTCGTCCGCGGCGTGCTGGACATCCTCGGCGTCGAGCCCGAGGTGATCTCCGGCGACCAGGAGGCCGAGTTCTCCTTCACCGGTGCCACCAAGGAGCTGACCGGGCGCACGGACCTGCACCGCCCCTTCCTGGTGGTGGACATCGGCGGCGGCTCCACCGAGTTCGTCGTCGGCGAGGACCACGTCCGCGCGGCCCGCTCCGTCGACGTCGGCTGCGTCCGCATGACCGAACGGCACCTGCTGCGCGGCGGCGCGGTCACCGACCCGCCCACCGAGGAGCAGATCGCCGCGATGCGCGCCGACATCGAGGCGGCCCTCGACCTCGCCGAGCGGACGGTCCCGCTGCGCGAGGCGCGCACGCTGGTCGGCCTGGCCGGCTCGGTGACGACGGTGTCGGCGATCGCCCAGGAGCTCCCCGAGTACGACTCCACCGCCATCCACCACTCCCGCGTCACCCTCGACCGGGTCCGGGAGATCACCGGCCACCTGCTCCGCTCCACCCACGCCGAGCGCGCCGCGATCCCGTCCATGCACCCGGGCCGCGTCGACGTGATCGGGGCCGGCGCCCTGGTACTGCTGTCGATCATGGAACGGATCGGCGCGGAGGAGGTCGTGGTGAGCGAGCACGACATCCTCGACGGGATCGCGTGGTCGGTGGCGTGA
- a CDS encoding PP2C family protein-serine/threonine phosphatase, which produces MSPHRRTTGLVSHAAEPENPPLPHWARWLPLALVGVALAVDLPTPGAFSGDAFLVLSAMTAACVHTLGPVVLMALLNSAAGLLLLFAEHLESDGGHAVVDYFALLLLAWASVPLCLLRMWLDRRLQGARGIAESAQRAVLPPVRAWLGTTWIAVRYEAASNAAAVGGDLYAAEETPYGVRLLIGDVRGKGTDAIPGVAALVGSFREAAHHTETLPLLARHLDEAVARHVRDLAAVRVQDGTRGEQFVTAAIAEFPPGGGEVRLISRGHCPAFLAGAEGVRVWEPAEPGLPLGLGELDPGPWEYESRPFAPGELLLMVTDGLLEARDAGGSFFTPEEGLCGCWRQGPPAVVDTVARLVHRHAGGVLADDLALMAATVTETPYLPPRAMTPHGPGGTGDSGGDGEGCATPPDPTGPSAEH; this is translated from the coding sequence ATGAGTCCGCACCGCCGTACGACGGGACTGGTGTCCCACGCCGCGGAGCCGGAGAACCCCCCGCTGCCGCACTGGGCGCGGTGGCTGCCGCTGGCGCTGGTGGGGGTCGCCCTCGCCGTCGACCTGCCGACACCCGGCGCCTTCAGCGGGGACGCCTTCCTGGTCCTCAGCGCGATGACCGCCGCCTGCGTCCACACCCTGGGCCCGGTGGTCCTCATGGCGCTGCTGAACAGCGCGGCCGGTCTGCTCCTGCTGTTCGCCGAGCATCTGGAGTCCGACGGCGGGCACGCCGTGGTCGACTACTTCGCGCTGCTCCTGCTGGCCTGGGCCTCCGTGCCGCTGTGCCTGCTGCGGATGTGGCTGGACCGGCGGCTCCAGGGTGCCCGGGGCATCGCCGAGTCCGCGCAGCGCGCGGTGCTGCCGCCGGTGCGGGCCTGGCTCGGCACCACCTGGATCGCCGTGCGGTACGAGGCCGCCTCGAACGCGGCCGCCGTGGGCGGCGACCTGTACGCGGCCGAGGAGACCCCCTACGGCGTACGGCTGCTCATCGGCGACGTGCGCGGCAAGGGCACCGACGCCATCCCCGGCGTGGCCGCCCTGGTGGGCAGCTTCCGCGAGGCGGCGCACCACACCGAGACGCTGCCACTGCTGGCCCGGCACCTCGACGAGGCGGTCGCCCGGCACGTCCGGGACCTGGCCGCCGTACGGGTCCAGGACGGCACGCGGGGCGAGCAGTTCGTCACGGCGGCCATCGCCGAGTTCCCGCCCGGCGGGGGCGAGGTGCGCCTGATCAGCCGGGGTCACTGTCCCGCGTTCCTGGCCGGTGCCGAGGGGGTCCGGGTGTGGGAGCCGGCCGAGCCGGGGCTTCCGCTGGGGCTCGGCGAGCTGGACCCGGGGCCCTGGGAGTACGAGTCGCGTCCCTTCGCCCCCGGCGAGCTGCTGCTGATGGTCACGGACGGCCTGCTGGAGGCGCGGGACGCCGGCGGTTCCTTCTTCACCCCCGAGGAGGGCCTGTGCGGCTGCTGGCGCCAGGGGCCGCCGGCCGTGGTGGACACCGTGGCGCGCCTGGTGCACCGGCACGCCGGGGGTGTCCTCGCCGACGATCTGGCGCTGATGGCGGCCACCGTCACGGAGACGCCGTACCTGCCGCCCAGAGCCATGACGCCCCACGGACCCGGTGGTACCGGTGACTCCGGCGGCGACGGGGAGGGCTGTGCCACGCCGCCGGACCCGACGGGCCCGTCGGCCGAGCACTGA
- a CDS encoding NAD(P)/FAD-dependent oxidoreductase, with translation MSTTERPRILVVGGGYVGLYAARRILKKMRYGEATVTVVDPRSYMTYQPFLPEAAAGNISPRHVVVPLRRVLPKAEVLTGRVTTIDQDRKVATIAPLVGEAYELPFDYLVIAMGAVSRTFPIPGLAEQGIGMKGIEEAIGLRNHVLEQLDKADSTTDEEIRRKALTFVFIGGGFAGAETVGEVEDMVRDAAKYYKNVSREDMRFILVDAADKILPEVGPKLGTYGKEHLEGRGVEVYLSTSMESCVDGHVVLKNGLEVDSNTIVWTAGVKPNPVLSRFGLPLGPRGHVDCEPTLQVKGMDYVWAAGDNAQVPDLVGRKNGNPNAWCPPNAQHALRQAKVLGDNVLSGMRGFPQKEYSHANKGAVAGLGLHKGVAMIVMGKMKIKLKGRLAWYMHRGYHGMAMPTWNRKIRVFADWTLGMFLKREVVSLGAIESPREEFYEAAKPAPAPVAAKTEEKAKAS, from the coding sequence ATGAGCACCACGGAGCGTCCCAGGATCCTCGTAGTAGGCGGTGGGTACGTAGGCCTGTACGCAGCTCGGCGCATCCTGAAGAAGATGCGTTACGGAGAGGCGACCGTCACCGTCGTCGACCCCCGGTCGTACATGACCTACCAGCCCTTCCTCCCCGAAGCCGCCGCCGGCAACATCTCCCCGCGGCACGTCGTCGTCCCCCTGCGGCGCGTGCTTCCCAAGGCGGAGGTCCTCACCGGCCGGGTCACCACCATCGACCAGGACCGCAAGGTCGCCACGATCGCCCCCCTGGTGGGCGAGGCGTACGAGCTGCCCTTCGACTACCTGGTCATCGCCATGGGCGCGGTCTCCCGCACCTTCCCGATCCCCGGCCTCGCCGAGCAGGGCATCGGCATGAAGGGCATCGAGGAGGCCATCGGCCTGCGCAACCACGTGCTGGAGCAGCTCGACAAGGCCGACTCCACCACGGACGAGGAGATCCGCCGCAAGGCGCTCACCTTCGTCTTCATCGGCGGCGGCTTCGCCGGCGCCGAGACCGTCGGCGAGGTCGAGGACATGGTCCGCGACGCGGCCAAGTACTACAAGAACGTGTCCCGCGAGGACATGCGCTTCATCCTGGTCGACGCGGCCGACAAGATCCTCCCCGAGGTCGGCCCGAAGCTCGGCACGTACGGCAAGGAGCACCTCGAGGGCCGCGGAGTCGAGGTCTACCTGTCCACCTCCATGGAGTCCTGCGTCGACGGCCACGTGGTGCTGAAGAACGGCCTCGAGGTCGACTCCAACACCATCGTGTGGACGGCGGGCGTCAAGCCGAACCCGGTGCTCTCCCGCTTCGGCCTGCCGCTGGGCCCCCGCGGTCACGTCGACTGCGAGCCCACGCTCCAGGTCAAGGGCATGGACTACGTCTGGGCCGCCGGCGACAACGCCCAGGTGCCCGACCTCGTCGGCCGCAAGAACGGCAACCCGAACGCCTGGTGCCCGCCCAACGCCCAGCACGCGCTGCGCCAGGCCAAGGTCCTCGGCGACAACGTCCTCTCCGGCATGCGGGGCTTCCCGCAGAAGGAGTACAGCCACGCCAACAAGGGCGCGGTGGCGGGTCTCGGCCTGCACAAGGGCGTCGCGATGATCGTCATGGGCAAGATGAAGATCAAGCTCAAGGGCCGTCTCGCCTGGTACATGCACCGTGGCTACCACGGCATGGCGATGCCGACCTGGAACCGCAAGATCCGGGTCTTCGCCGACTGGACGCTCGGCATGTTCCTCAAGCGCGAGGTCGTCTCGCTCGGTGCGATCGAGTCCCCGCGCGAGGAGTTCTACGAGGCCGCCAAGCCCGCCCCCGCCCCGGTCGCCGCCAAGACCGAGGAGAAGGCCAAGGCGTCCTGA
- a CDS encoding class I SAM-dependent methyltransferase, with translation MADAAPRLKGLVEQMLGTPLPVRIRAWDGSQAGPPGAPVLVVRDRRALRRLLWKPGELGLARAWVAGELEIEGDLYTALDLLSGLIWERGEDARGLTQALRDPEVRAAVRGLVRLAGPVLPPAPPREEVRRVRGHLHTRRSDRRAISHHYDVGNDFYELVLGPSMVYSCAYWRAPEAEGGTLEEAQRDKLELVCRKLGLKPGQRLLDVGCGWGSMAIHAAREHGVSVVGVTLSQEQAAYARKRVADEGLTDRVEIRVQDYRDVADGPYDAISSIGMAEHVGTERYLEYAQDLYALLKPGGRLLNHQIARRPERDESAYRVDEFIDAYVFPDGELAPIGSTVTQLERAGFEVRDVESIREHYALTLRRWVANLETHWERAVRLTSPGRARVWRLYMAASALSFERNRIGVNQVLAVKTPEPGGSGMPLRSRTWNG, from the coding sequence ATGGCCGACGCCGCGCCGCGGCTGAAGGGGCTCGTCGAGCAAATGCTGGGAACACCGCTTCCGGTGCGCATCCGCGCCTGGGACGGCTCGCAGGCGGGCCCGCCGGGCGCGCCGGTGCTGGTGGTCCGCGACCGCCGCGCCCTGCGCCGGCTGCTGTGGAAGCCGGGCGAACTGGGCCTGGCCCGCGCCTGGGTGGCCGGTGAGCTGGAGATCGAGGGGGACCTGTACACGGCCCTCGACCTGCTCTCGGGCCTGATCTGGGAGCGCGGGGAGGACGCCCGCGGCCTCACCCAGGCGCTGCGCGACCCGGAGGTCCGGGCCGCCGTACGCGGACTGGTGCGGCTCGCCGGTCCCGTGCTGCCGCCCGCGCCGCCCCGCGAGGAGGTCCGCCGGGTCCGCGGCCATCTGCACACCCGGCGCAGCGACCGACGGGCCATCAGCCACCACTACGACGTCGGCAACGACTTCTACGAACTCGTCCTCGGCCCCTCCATGGTGTACTCCTGCGCCTACTGGCGGGCCCCGGAGGCCGAGGGCGGCACCCTGGAGGAGGCCCAGCGCGACAAGCTCGAACTGGTCTGCCGCAAGCTGGGCCTGAAGCCCGGTCAGCGCCTGCTCGACGTCGGCTGCGGCTGGGGCTCCATGGCCATCCACGCGGCCCGCGAGCACGGGGTGAGCGTCGTCGGGGTCACCCTGTCGCAGGAGCAGGCGGCGTACGCCCGCAAGCGCGTCGCCGACGAGGGGCTCACCGACCGGGTGGAGATCCGCGTCCAGGACTACCGGGACGTGGCCGACGGGCCCTACGACGCGATCTCCTCCATCGGCATGGCCGAGCACGTCGGCACCGAGCGGTACCTGGAGTACGCCCAGGACCTGTACGCGCTGCTGAAGCCGGGCGGACGGCTGCTGAACCACCAGATCGCCCGGCGCCCTGAGAGAGACGAGTCCGCCTACCGCGTGGACGAGTTCATCGACGCCTACGTCTTCCCCGACGGCGAGCTGGCGCCCATCGGCAGCACCGTCACCCAACTGGAGCGCGCCGGGTTCGAGGTGCGCGACGTGGAGTCGATCCGCGAGCACTACGCCCTCACCCTGCGCCGCTGGGTCGCCAACCTGGAGACCCACTGGGAGCGCGCCGTGCGGCTCACCAGCCCGGGCCGGGCCCGCGTCTGGCGCCTGTACATGGCCGCCTCCGCGCTGTCCTTCGAGCGCAACCGCATCGGCGTCAACCAGGTCCTGGCCGTGAAGACCCCGGAGCCGGGCGGCTCCGGGATGCCGCTGCGCTCCCGCACCTGGAACGGCTGA